TCTTCCAGAGATAAAATATAATTACGACTATGAATTTACGTGCCCCATATGCGATAAAATTTATAAATTTAACTATCATGATTTAGAGGACGATTTTGATATTAACCGCAATGATTTGACTAAGTTTTTGGAAAGGCTACATAAAATTGGAATAATTGATAAAAATCTTAAATATGTTTGTCCAAGTTGTAAACACGAAGAAGAATTTAGTGATGATGGTTTAGAAATTGAATGTGAATGTGGCTCAACTAGAGAATTAAAATTTCAATATTCTTTTTTAGATGATTTTTTTGGAACGAATTTAAGGTTTAGAGATGGGAGATGGTTTGAATGGTATGTGTATGAAATTTGTCAATCTATATATGACCATGTCGACCATAATCTGTTAATTAAATATGAAAAATCCGGTTTAGAACGACAAGCTGAACTGGATGTTGTATTTTTAGCCGAAAATGACGATTTAACTGTTTATGAATGTAAAGATTACCTTAAAGGAAACTTAACTTTACGTGAATTACAAAATTTACCAAAAATATCGTCTTTCCTTGATAACATTTCTGTAGTGAGTTCCAGTAAGCACCTCAAAAACCAGATGAAAATTGATATCAATGAATTATGTGATAATGAAATTAAATTTATTGAAGGTGTAGATTTAGAAGAACTTTTTTTAAGTGAAAAACGAGTTTTAGATGTTTTTGATACAAGTGGAGTAGAAAAAGGTATTTTTTTATTTCAAAAGTTAAACGACATTAAAAAGATGAACATATCAACAACCGTACTTGATAGAATTATCTCTTCAAATGCTGAAGATGCAGATCAAATCAATTTAATGTCCGAAATTATTGGTAAAACTAAAAATATTTGTACTTTATTAGATTCAGAAATTGATAAATTAAAAATTTCTACCAGTTATTGCTTTGAAAATATAAAAAATGACCGTTTTGTTGCAGATTCTACAATATACCTTCGATCAATTTTCACGATATTCAAAGAAGATTTATTTGAAATTATTGATCTGAATGAATTTTTTGAAAACGCTACTAGATACTTATCACCAATCCCAGAGGTAGGATACAACAAACGAAGACCCTTCTATTATTTTTTATGTGCAATAGTAAACTCAACGGGGATTGATGTTTCATTCTTAAAACAAGAAACAATGGAATCTTTTATTCTGAAGTTTATACCAATGTTAGATGTTTATTATGGTAATATAAGCCGAGAAAATACATTAATGGTTATTAAAGATTTATGGTCATTTAAAACAGAAGAAATTGAGATTAAATTAATTGAACAGATCGAAACATTACTATCTGATACATCCACCAGCCGAAATAGTAAATTGATTATGAGTCGCTTTTTAGAGAGGAACTATCCCCATTTTTCAATAAATGCGCAAAACAAAATAGACACAGTAATAAATTAAGAAAGTATTAGCAAATATGGAGTTAAAGGATAATCCAAAAGAATCCTCTTGATTAATATCTCAAAAATATGTAAATTACGAAATTAAAAAATTTGGTGATAACTTGCTTCCAGATTTTACCTCTACAAAAAAAAGGCTAGAAAATTCTATTTTTTCAACTGTTACGAATAAAGTTCATGATAGTCCATTACTTTCCCAAATGCCTAAAAAATTGCGTTTGGAAGGTAAAAAACATTCATTTGTTAACTCAACAGGAGAATATGTCGAACGAGAATATAAAAAAATTGAAAGTAAATTTTCCGTTGAAAATGAGGAAGTTTTAGAAAAAGGAATCCTTTTGTTGGTTGAAAGATCTATACAAGCAACTGATGAACTGAATGAAAAAATGACTCATGGAGCTCTTGAAGAGATGGAAATAGCTGCGACTAAAGCAGGTAATAACATAGATGCTGAAGGAAAATTGCTGACTGATGCTTATTTGGATGCAGTAGAAAAAATCCAAGTTGATTTTGATGATCAAGGTTCTCCCTACTTACCTAGCTTTCTTATGCATCCAAGTGATGTCTTAAGGCAAGAAAAACGGTTAGATGACTATATGTACAAAAATCCCAAACATGAACATGAATTCAATGAAAAACTTGATAAAATAATCGAAAAAAAGAGGAAAGAATGGTATGATCGAGAAAGCAATAGAAAATTGGTTGATTAATACTAATGAAACCAATTATAGGACTCCTTTTTTCCAATTAATTCTGAATAAATATGAATTAGTTAAAAATACTCATGGTCCTCTTGAAGATGGTAAAGATATCGTTGCTAAGGATTCCGATGGAAATTATATTGCTTTCCAATTAAAAAGTGGTAATATCAACACCACAGAATGGAGAAAAATAAAGTCCCAAATAGACGAATTGATTGAACTCGATATTAGACACCCTTCTTTCGAATCCAGAAGACCAGATGAAACGTACTTAGTAATAAATGGTAGTGTAGATAGTTTTGCAAATGAAAAAATTAAAAGTTACAATAAAAGCAAGGTCGATCGTGGGTTTAATAAATTAAAAATTATCGATAAAGATGAATTACTTCAAATGTTTAAAGAAGCCCAAGGGAAATTTACTCCAGATGAATATGATGACTTTTACTTGTTCCTTGATATTTTGACTAGTGATGGCTCTGATTTATTGCCAAAAGAAAAAATCATTGAATTTTTAAATAAAATTATTTTTAATAAGAAATTTACTAGAGAATCTAATAGAATAAATGCAATTTCTAGTAGTCTTATAATTGTCAGTTACTTATTAGACCCATTTCAAAATAAAAACAATTATTTTGCAATATTCGAAGCTTGGACATGCCTCTGTGCTTTAATACTCAATTTCTCTTATAAATCCAAAATAAAAAGTGAAAAATGGAAAGAATCTATTTATCTCATTCTTTCTGAAATTGAAAGGAATCTAATCTTACTAAAAAATGAAACCTTAATGAAGAAAAAATTCTTTGAAGGTAGTATAGCAGGAGAAACACGGACTGTGTACGATTCAAGAGCTTTAATGGTACTGGGAACATTATCTGTGCTTGAAATATTCTTATCCTGCTCAGATGAAGATTATCATCGGGATGAAGATTTGATAGAGTTGATTAAAGAAAATAAGGATAATTTATACTTTTGGGGAGAATCCGCATTTCCTTATGTATTTAGTATAATTAAGTATTTAGAAAGAGAAGGAGAAAGAGATATAGCTATTTCTTTGCTGGAAGAAATATTTAATATTTTAATTGAAAGGAATCAACCAAGAAAACAATTTGGACTTCCAGATCCTTATTGTGATGTTAAAAAGGTTCTTGAAGGTCTTTTAAGGCTGGACTTCGATCTGAAAAGGTATGAATATATTATATCAGACATATTAGCAATAGATTCGTCCAAAGAATTTAAAGAAATTTATCCTGAAATCATGAGAGTAAGAAGAATAAGGCCCGGGAGAACAGAACAAATAATGGATGAAATATTACACAACTCTCATCTTCTAAAAATTGATTTTAAAGATTTTAATGGCAGTTCTTTTATATTAGAATCTCTAATCTTGATGTTAACTAGACGGGACAAAAAAGATTTATTAACGAAAAAATGGCGTGAAATATCCCATATACGAATGGAAACATTTGATTTTGATAATAAAGAAGATATTTTTAGTTGGCGCACCCGTGATGGGAAATTTCATGACGAATTACCAAAAAGTCCTCAAAAATGGGATGATTTAGTTACAAAATCAAAAATCATTGATACTGATGAAATGCATCTTGAAAATTCATTATTTATGCTTTTTTTAATATTGGTGTTTCCACACAGAGCTAATACTACAATCATAAACTTTTTGGATGACCACTTTTAAAGTCAAATAATGGAGTTTTCTTATTAAGGAATGGAAAGATAATATGAAATCGATGTTCTTTTTGAATTACTGTCGTACTAAAAAGAAAAAAATGTAGGGATAGGTAGAAAAATGGTACGAAAAAATCAAATCAAAGTAGGTTTTTCAGATTACCTCTTTACTATAAACTAGTAATGATATTAATATAATGAATAAGTTCAAAAAATTGTATGAGATCAACATATGAAAACGATAAGTTTTTATTAAATTTGTTTTGATTAAAAAAATCAAAAATATAAGGAATAAGTCTAAAAAATGGTACGGAAAGGTAATATGAAACCAACGTTCATGGGCGCATCTACAAAACAAGGTTATGATATTGCTGCTAGAAGTAGGGAGATTGTTCGGTCTCTCATTGATGAAAAAACCAAGGATCTGACAGCCGAGGAGAAATCTATCGTGGAAAGGATAGTGCACTCCACCGCCGACCCGGAGTATGCAGATATAACTTGCATGAGTAATGATTTTGTGTTGAGGGGTCTGGAAGCAGTTTCCCAGGGGAAAGACATCTTGACCGATATTAGCATGGTGAAAGCAGGTATCAACAGATATACTGGGGATGTTAAATGCTACATAAATCACGAAAAAACCATTGAACTGGCGGGAAACACGGAAGTAACCAGGGCTGCAGCAGCCATAGAAGTAGCAGCTAGTGAAGGTTTTGATGGAGTAGTGGTTATTGGAAACGCCCCTACTGCACTGTGGAAAGTCATGAAAATGGTTGAAACAGGATCAATGAATGTATCTGCAGTTATAGGTGTTCCGGTGGGATTTGTGGGCGCTGCAGAATCCAAAAAAGCATTGGAGGGAACATCCATCCCCCACCTGGTTACACAGGGCCCTAAAGGAGGAACTCCTGTGGCAGTAGCTGCAATAAATTCACTGATCAATATTTCAAAGAACCAATGACATGCCAAATAAATCATATTATGAATCAATGATTTTTAAGATTAAATTGGTAATATAATGATAAATGACGGGATATTAATGATAATAGGAGAGTATGTTGATGAAATCTGAAGACCTGTTTAAAGAAGCTAAAAATTATCTTCCCGGAGGGGTTGACAGCCCAGTAAGGGCCATAAAACCATACCCATTCTTTGCCATCAAGGGAGAAGGCCCCCGAT
This DNA window, taken from Methanobacterium subterraneum, encodes the following:
- a CDS encoding Card1-like endonuclease domain-containing protein is translated as MLRANVPDRRIVRKLTEQNLNVIGYSAIGTSMNGFKTNPASNRKLFSFLIENNLNRYLFGVLLRIGNLDIDNIAFQEELFNPNQIKQIVKESFIKKFSCNTCDHLLFRRHLPEIKYNYDYEFTCPICDKIYKFNYHDLEDDFDINRNDLTKFLERLHKIGIIDKNLKYVCPSCKHEEEFSDDGLEIECECGSTRELKFQYSFLDDFFGTNLRFRDGRWFEWYVYEICQSIYDHVDHNLLIKYEKSGLERQAELDVVFLAENDDLTVYECKDYLKGNLTLRELQNLPKISSFLDNISVVSSSKHLKNQMKIDINELCDNEIKFIEGVDLEELFLSEKRVLDVFDTSGVEKGIFLFQKLNDIKKMNISTTVLDRIISSNAEDADQINLMSEIIGKTKNICTLLDSEIDKLKISTSYCFENIKNDRFVADSTIYLRSIFTIFKEDLFEIIDLNEFFENATRYLSPIPEVGYNKRRPFYYFLCAIVNSTGIDVSFLKQETMESFILKFIPMLDVYYGNISRENTLMVIKDLWSFKTEEIEIKLIEQIETLLSDTSTSRNSKLIMSRFLERNYPHFSINAQNKIDTVIN
- a CDS encoding cobalt-precorrin-8 methylmutase, producing MKPTFMGASTKQGYDIAARSREIVRSLIDEKTKDLTAEEKSIVERIVHSTADPEYADITCMSNDFVLRGLEAVSQGKDILTDISMVKAGINRYTGDVKCYINHEKTIELAGNTEVTRAAAAIEVAASEGFDGVVVIGNAPTALWKVMKMVETGSMNVSAVIGVPVGFVGAAESKKALEGTSIPHLVTQGPKGGTPVAVAAINSLINISKNQ